In a genomic window of Microterricola viridarii:
- a CDS encoding MFS transporter: MTETAPSRHAPPAFPWVGLLTLAVAVFLSITIEMLPMGLLPDMSAELGASEPEVGLLVSVFAFTVVLSSAPLMALTRRLPRQPLLVGVLVILALSAVLTAIAPSYEFIVATRVLGGAAHGLFWSIVGAYAGHLVPKEQLARAVAITTAGGSLAFVLGVPLGTALGHAFGWRVAFAGIAGLTLLGALLVWRLLPGVQHRHAPAAGAEHVSVRRDPTLVGVIVVCVVTGVVMIGQYAVYTYIAPYLIEVLGADAAAVGPLLFGYGIAGALGLLLAGTVLGRHPTRGLLIAFAGVGVGVAALALLSETPALAIAAFLFWGVAFGALPPMLNTRLLHTASARIRDAAAAFYTTAFNLGIGGGALLGAALYATLGLQALPWVFVGILALSFVLVLVTSRRPHVHPH, from the coding sequence ATGACTGAAACTGCTCCCTCCCGCCACGCGCCGCCCGCATTCCCCTGGGTGGGCCTCCTCACCCTGGCCGTCGCGGTGTTCCTCTCGATCACGATCGAGATGCTGCCGATGGGCCTCCTGCCCGACATGAGCGCCGAGCTCGGCGCCAGCGAGCCAGAGGTGGGCCTGCTCGTCAGCGTCTTCGCCTTCACCGTCGTCCTCTCCAGCGCCCCGCTGATGGCCCTGACCCGCCGACTGCCGCGGCAACCGCTGCTCGTCGGGGTGCTGGTGATCCTCGCGCTCTCCGCCGTGCTGACGGCCATCGCCCCCAGCTACGAGTTCATCGTCGCCACCCGGGTGCTCGGCGGCGCCGCGCACGGGCTGTTCTGGTCCATCGTCGGCGCCTACGCCGGCCACCTGGTGCCCAAGGAGCAGCTGGCACGCGCCGTGGCCATCACCACGGCGGGCGGCTCGCTCGCCTTCGTGCTCGGCGTCCCGCTCGGCACGGCGCTGGGGCACGCCTTCGGCTGGCGAGTGGCGTTCGCCGGAATCGCCGGCCTCACCCTCCTCGGTGCCCTCCTGGTCTGGCGGCTGCTGCCCGGCGTGCAGCACCGGCACGCTCCGGCCGCCGGCGCCGAGCACGTCTCGGTGCGCCGCGACCCCACCCTCGTCGGCGTGATCGTGGTCTGCGTCGTCACCGGCGTGGTCATGATCGGCCAGTACGCGGTCTACACCTACATCGCGCCGTACCTGATCGAGGTGCTCGGGGCGGATGCCGCGGCCGTCGGCCCGCTGCTGTTCGGCTACGGCATCGCCGGCGCGCTCGGCCTCCTGCTCGCCGGCACGGTGCTCGGCCGGCACCCGACCCGCGGCCTGCTCATCGCCTTCGCCGGCGTCGGCGTCGGGGTCGCCGCGCTCGCCCTGCTCAGCGAGACGCCCGCGCTCGCCATCGCCGCGTTCCTGTTCTGGGGCGTGGCCTTCGGCGCGCTGCCGCCGATGCTCAACACGCGCCTGCTGCACACGGCGTCCGCCCGCATCAGGGACGCCGCAGCGGCCTTCTACACGACGGCGTTCAACCTCGGCATCGGCGGCGGTGCGCTGCTCGGGGCGGCGCTCTACGCCACCCTGGGGCTGCAGGCGCTGCCCTGGGTGTTCGTCGGCATCCTGGCGCTCTCCTTCGTGCTCGTGCTGGTCACCTCGAGGCGCCCGCACGTGCACCCGCACTAG
- a CDS encoding DeoR/GlpR family DNA-binding transcription regulator, giving the protein MNRAERLNAVLDLLAADGQVEVDDIVSRLDVSPATARRDLDTLAAQNLLTRTRGGAIGQTVAYDLPLRYKLQQHAEEKSAIARAASAMTPRGAVVGLSGGTTSTVIASALGIRPDLAEAGPQANLTVVTNAINIASQLAMRPQIKTVMTGGVVHARSYELVGDYAAAVLNSVTLDIAFIGANGLDPVLGATTHDEREASVNRLMASRAARAVLVTDSSKIGKKAFAAMGDARLFGTVITDAGITAEQRAALTEHGYDVIIAQ; this is encoded by the coding sequence ATGAACCGCGCCGAACGACTGAACGCCGTCCTGGACCTGCTCGCCGCCGACGGGCAGGTCGAGGTGGACGACATCGTCAGCCGACTGGACGTCTCGCCCGCCACCGCGCGCCGCGACCTGGACACACTGGCTGCGCAGAACCTCCTCACCCGCACCCGCGGAGGGGCGATCGGGCAGACCGTCGCCTACGACCTCCCGCTGCGCTACAAGCTGCAGCAGCACGCGGAGGAGAAGTCGGCGATCGCCAGGGCGGCCAGCGCCATGACGCCGCGCGGCGCCGTCGTCGGCCTCTCCGGCGGCACGACATCGACGGTGATCGCCTCCGCGCTCGGCATCCGGCCCGATCTGGCCGAGGCCGGCCCGCAGGCCAATCTGACCGTCGTCACCAACGCCATCAACATCGCCTCCCAGCTGGCGATGCGTCCGCAGATCAAGACGGTGATGACCGGCGGCGTCGTGCACGCGCGCTCCTACGAGCTGGTCGGCGACTACGCCGCGGCGGTGCTGAACAGCGTCACGCTGGACATCGCCTTCATCGGCGCGAACGGCCTCGACCCGGTGCTCGGCGCGACCACGCACGACGAGCGCGAGGCCAGCGTCAACCGGCTCATGGCCTCCCGGGCCGCCCGCGCCGTGCTTGTGACGGATTCCAGCAAGATCGGCAAGAAGGCCTTCGCCGCCATGGGCGACGCCCGGCTGTTCGGCACCGTCATCACCGACGCCGGAATCACCGCAGAACAGCGCGCCGCCTTGACCGAGCACGGATATGACGTGATCATCGCTCAGTGA
- a CDS encoding YrdB family protein — MTDTPDTPSPTASAAPRVTPNDIIRFILEVVAVISLAIWGLTMWPMPWPGVAFAIGAPLIAILLWALFLSPKAVFQVDAFGRALFEIIVMGSVALAWWSMGLPIVAGAFALLATVSGVINGRSRL, encoded by the coding sequence GTGACTGATACGCCCGACACCCCCAGCCCGACGGCATCCGCGGCCCCTCGCGTGACCCCGAACGACATCATCCGGTTCATCCTCGAGGTCGTCGCGGTGATCTCGCTCGCGATCTGGGGCCTCACGATGTGGCCGATGCCCTGGCCGGGCGTCGCCTTCGCCATCGGCGCGCCGCTGATCGCGATCCTGCTCTGGGCCCTCTTCCTCTCGCCCAAGGCCGTGTTCCAGGTGGATGCCTTCGGCCGCGCCCTGTTCGAGATCATCGTGATGGGTTCTGTCGCCCTGGCCTGGTGGAGCATGGGCCTGCCCATCGTCGCCGGCGCCTTCGCCCTGCTGGCCACCGTCAGCGGCGTGATCAACGGCCGCAGCCGCCTCTAG
- a CDS encoding class II fructose-bisphosphate aldolase — MTLTPTRTLMTDAAAAGTGIGAFNVIHLETAEALVAAAEAAGLPVILQISENCARYHGALEPIALATLAIAGASTAPVAVHLDHAEDEQLAHRAIDLGFGSVMYDGAHLAYAENVAITARVVERAHAAGVYVEAELGKVGGKDGAHAPGVRTDPAEAAAFVAATGVDALAVAVGSSHAMTERSASLDTALIAELRAALDVPLVLHGSSGASDAQIQAAIRAGMTKINVSTHLNAHFTEALRGYLNANPAVVDSRRYIAPGRAAVTAEAARLLELFALRTPTEVFA; from the coding sequence ATGACGCTGACCCCGACCCGCACCCTGATGACGGATGCCGCGGCCGCCGGCACCGGCATCGGCGCGTTCAACGTGATCCACCTCGAGACGGCCGAGGCGCTGGTTGCCGCCGCCGAGGCCGCCGGGCTGCCCGTCATCCTGCAGATCTCGGAGAACTGCGCCCGCTACCACGGCGCGCTGGAGCCGATCGCCCTGGCCACGCTCGCCATCGCCGGGGCGTCCACCGCCCCGGTCGCCGTACACCTCGACCACGCCGAGGACGAGCAGCTCGCCCACCGGGCCATCGACCTCGGCTTCGGCTCCGTCATGTACGACGGGGCGCACCTGGCCTACGCCGAGAACGTCGCCATCACCGCGCGGGTCGTCGAGCGCGCGCACGCCGCCGGCGTCTACGTGGAGGCGGAGCTCGGCAAGGTCGGCGGCAAGGACGGCGCCCACGCCCCCGGCGTGCGCACGGACCCGGCCGAGGCGGCGGCGTTCGTCGCCGCCACCGGCGTGGACGCCCTCGCCGTGGCCGTCGGCTCCTCGCACGCGATGACGGAGCGCTCCGCCAGCCTCGACACCGCGCTGATCGCCGAGCTGCGCGCGGCGCTCGACGTGCCGCTCGTGCTGCACGGCTCCTCCGGGGCATCCGATGCGCAGATCCAGGCCGCCATCCGGGCCGGCATGACCAAGATCAACGTCTCCACGCACCTCAACGCGCACTTCACGGAGGCGCTGCGCGGCTACCTGAACGCCAACCCCGCCGTGGTCGACTCCCGCAGGTACATCGCCCCTGGCCGCGCGGCGGTCACCGCCGAGGCGGCCAGGCTGCTGGAACTGTTCGCCCTGCGCACCCCGACGGAGGTCTTCGCATGA
- the purU gene encoding formyltetrahydrofolate deformylase, with translation MEFDAALTPPPAQHHWVLTLICVDGPGIVHAISGAVVQAGGNITESQQFASNDTGRFFMRLQIETQAGREVLEAALAPVVAHYGMNWRLDVVGRPLRTLVLASTAAHCVNDMLFRQRAGLLPVHIPLVLSNHSTLRDLAGFYGVPFEAYPVTDAESKAAFEQRILRAVEEHEIELVVLARYMQILSPELCTALEGRAINIHHSFLPGFKGANPYKQAHARGVKLIGATAHFVTSDLDEGPIIEQNVVRVDHSRSASELVAIGQDEESRTLTQAVKWFAEDRVLLDGARTIIFR, from the coding sequence ATGGAGTTCGACGCCGCCCTCACGCCCCCGCCCGCCCAACACCACTGGGTGCTGACGCTCATCTGCGTCGACGGCCCCGGGATCGTGCACGCCATCAGCGGCGCCGTGGTGCAGGCCGGCGGCAACATCACCGAGAGCCAGCAGTTCGCCAGCAACGACACCGGCCGCTTCTTCATGCGCCTGCAGATCGAGACCCAGGCGGGGCGCGAGGTGCTCGAGGCGGCCCTGGCTCCCGTCGTGGCGCACTACGGCATGAACTGGCGGCTCGACGTCGTCGGCCGGCCGCTGCGCACCCTCGTGCTGGCCTCCACGGCCGCGCACTGCGTGAACGACATGCTGTTCCGCCAGCGGGCCGGTCTGCTGCCGGTGCACATCCCGCTCGTGCTCTCCAACCACAGCACCCTGCGCGACCTGGCCGGCTTCTACGGCGTGCCGTTCGAGGCCTACCCGGTGACGGATGCCGAGAGCAAGGCCGCCTTCGAGCAGCGCATCCTCCGCGCCGTCGAGGAGCACGAGATCGAGCTGGTCGTGCTGGCCCGCTACATGCAGATCCTCTCCCCCGAGCTGTGCACCGCCCTCGAGGGCCGCGCCATCAACATCCACCACAGCTTCCTGCCCGGCTTCAAGGGCGCCAACCCCTACAAGCAGGCGCACGCCCGCGGCGTCAAGCTGATCGGCGCGACGGCGCACTTCGTCACCAGCGACCTCGACGAGGGCCCGATCATCGAGCAGAACGTGGTGCGCGTCGACCACTCCCGCAGCGCCTCCGAGCTGGTCGCCATCGGCCAGGACGAGGAGAGCCGCACGCTCACCCAGGCCGTCAAGTGGTTCGCGGAGGACAGGGTGCTGCTGGACGGCGCCCGCACCATCATCTTCCGCTGA
- the nagA gene encoding N-acetylglucosamine-6-phosphate deacetylase, giving the protein MSTNAVNPNPLSPATIVIHSARLVTGGQVTADAWVAFSGERVLAVGSGDGWRELATAETAVTDAGGRWLTPGFVDIHCHGAGGAAFDDGIDGIRAALAVHRAHGTTRSVISFVTNTGSALLGSLRTVAELASIDPLVLGSHLEGPFLDTTYKGAHNEALLRSAAPAELDAMLDAASGTLRQITLAPELPGAQEAIARLVDAGVAVAVGHTAADYDQALAAFDAGASILTHAFNGMRGIHHRAPGPVAAAMHAGGVTLEVINDGTHVHPEVVRMAFNAAPGRIALITDAMAATGSADGDYLLGDLAVTVTDGVARLVDGGSIAGSTLTLDDAVRRAVTEVGIDIETAIAAVTAVPARAIGRGDDLGTLAAGFAADALILNDDFTVAAVWADGAQLV; this is encoded by the coding sequence GTGAGCACTAATGCCGTGAACCCGAATCCCCTCAGCCCCGCAACGATCGTCATCCACTCCGCCCGCCTCGTCACCGGCGGGCAGGTCACCGCTGACGCCTGGGTGGCGTTCTCCGGCGAGCGCGTGCTCGCCGTCGGCAGCGGGGACGGCTGGCGCGAGCTGGCGACCGCGGAGACCGCGGTCACCGACGCAGGCGGCCGCTGGCTCACCCCCGGCTTCGTCGACATCCACTGCCACGGCGCGGGCGGCGCCGCCTTCGACGACGGCATCGACGGCATCCGCGCCGCGCTCGCCGTGCACCGCGCGCACGGCACCACCCGCTCTGTCATCTCCTTCGTCACCAACACCGGCTCGGCGCTGCTCGGCAGCCTGCGCACCGTCGCGGAGCTGGCCTCGATCGACCCGCTGGTGCTCGGCTCGCACCTGGAGGGCCCGTTCCTCGACACCACCTACAAGGGCGCGCACAACGAGGCGCTGCTGCGCTCGGCGGCCCCCGCCGAGCTGGACGCGATGCTGGATGCCGCCTCTGGCACCCTCCGCCAGATCACCCTCGCCCCCGAGCTGCCGGGCGCGCAGGAGGCGATCGCCCGCCTCGTCGACGCGGGGGTCGCCGTCGCCGTCGGCCACACCGCCGCCGACTACGACCAGGCCCTCGCGGCCTTCGACGCCGGCGCCAGCATCCTGACCCATGCCTTCAACGGCATGCGCGGCATCCACCACCGCGCGCCGGGCCCCGTCGCCGCCGCCATGCACGCGGGTGGCGTCACGCTGGAGGTCATCAACGACGGCACCCACGTGCACCCGGAGGTCGTGCGGATGGCGTTCAACGCCGCCCCCGGCCGCATCGCGCTCATCACCGACGCCATGGCCGCGACTGGCTCGGCCGACGGCGACTACCTGCTCGGCGACCTCGCGGTGACCGTCACGGATGGCGTTGCCCGGCTCGTCGACGGCGGCTCCATCGCCGGTTCGACGCTCACCCTCGACGACGCGGTGCGCCGCGCGGTCACCGAGGTCGGCATCGACATCGAGACCGCGATCGCGGCGGTCACGGCTGTCCCCGCCCGCGCCATCGGGCGCGGCGACGACCTCGGCACGCTCGCGGCCGGGTTCGCCGCCGATGCGCTCATCCTGAACGACGACTTCACCGTTGCGGCCGTCTGGGCCGACGGGGCGCAGCTGGTCTGA